One window of Treponema denticola genomic DNA carries:
- the fusA gene encoding elongation factor G, protein MLDKMRNIGIMAHIDAGKTTTTERILFYTGKIHKIGEIDDGQATMDWMAQEQDRGITIQSAATTTYWKNFQINIIDTPGHVDFTAEVERSLRVLDGAVAVLCAVGGVQPQTETVWHQADRYKVPRICFVNKMDRIGADFFAVLKDVHEKFGVEVMPVQIPIGASDSFEGVIDLIAMKEIHWDAATDGEKYEYTAIAPDRLALAEEWREKMLDTISSASDEITELILEGKNVPEELIKKEIRKAVLNQSYIPFLCGSARKNIGVQPLIDAVVDFLPAPDEVLPAEAFNPKKEEKLSVPCKAEGAPLGLVFKIQYDKDAGSLCYVRMYSGKIKSGDQVFNTGKKKRERVNRILRMHSNKSEQMDSVQAGDIAVFIGLKISQTGDTLGSEGQPLLLESMQFPEPVISVSVEPKSLSESDRLKEVLEILSKEDPTFTSREDSETGQLIISGMGELHIDVLTRRMLDDFKVEARVGNPQVTYRESVTTEKTQTEKYSKQLGGKDNEAELTLTVRPLERGSGNRFVSKVKTFQKSGSGGTNALPEELLEAVKHSIEGCFSSGIKVGYPCTDIEVELVSVKYNELTATPFAYEAAAAKCFDDACSTADPVLLEPVMAVDIMSPKEFVGDAMSQITQRGGLISSMDSKASTDIVHAQAPMAKMFGFSTDLRSATQGRASFTMSFSHFEIKR, encoded by the coding sequence ATGCTTGATAAGATGCGGAACATAGGAATAATGGCTCACATAGATGCGGGAAAAACCACCACGACCGAGCGTATTTTGTTTTATACGGGAAAAATTCATAAGATAGGCGAAATAGATGACGGTCAAGCAACCATGGACTGGATGGCACAAGAGCAGGACAGGGGAATCACTATCCAAAGTGCAGCCACCACTACTTATTGGAAAAACTTTCAGATAAATATAATCGACACTCCCGGGCATGTGGACTTTACGGCCGAGGTAGAACGCTCTTTACGCGTCTTGGACGGAGCCGTTGCAGTCCTCTGTGCAGTCGGAGGAGTTCAGCCCCAGACCGAAACCGTTTGGCATCAGGCAGACCGTTACAAAGTTCCCCGTATTTGCTTTGTAAACAAGATGGACAGAATCGGGGCCGACTTTTTTGCAGTTTTAAAAGACGTTCACGAAAAATTCGGCGTTGAAGTCATGCCCGTTCAAATTCCTATTGGCGCAAGCGACAGCTTTGAAGGAGTTATCGATCTTATTGCAATGAAAGAAATTCACTGGGATGCTGCAACCGATGGCGAAAAATACGAATATACCGCAATAGCTCCAGACCGCCTTGCCTTGGCGGAAGAATGGCGCGAAAAAATGCTCGATACTATTTCTTCTGCCTCGGACGAAATCACCGAGCTCATCCTTGAAGGAAAAAATGTCCCCGAAGAGCTTATCAAAAAAGAAATAAGAAAGGCGGTTTTAAATCAAAGCTATATTCCGTTTTTGTGCGGGTCTGCACGAAAGAATATCGGAGTTCAACCCTTAATCGATGCAGTCGTCGACTTTTTGCCCGCCCCCGATGAGGTTCTTCCGGCAGAGGCCTTTAATCCAAAAAAGGAAGAAAAGCTTTCTGTTCCCTGCAAGGCAGAAGGAGCTCCCCTAGGCCTCGTATTTAAAATTCAATACGATAAGGATGCAGGAAGCCTTTGCTATGTCCGAATGTACTCGGGTAAAATTAAATCGGGCGATCAAGTTTTTAATACGGGAAAAAAGAAAAGAGAACGCGTAAACAGAATCCTGCGTATGCATTCAAATAAGTCGGAACAAATGGATTCCGTTCAAGCCGGAGATATTGCCGTTTTTATCGGTTTAAAAATTTCTCAGACAGGAGATACTCTGGGCTCCGAGGGACAGCCTCTCTTGCTTGAATCCATGCAATTCCCCGAACCTGTTATTTCCGTTTCGGTAGAACCTAAAAGCTTATCGGAAAGCGACCGCTTAAAAGAGGTCTTGGAAATTCTTTCAAAGGAGGACCCGACTTTTACAAGCCGCGAAGACAGCGAAACGGGGCAGCTTATAATTTCCGGCATGGGAGAACTTCATATAGATGTTCTAACCCGCCGAATGTTGGATGATTTTAAGGTAGAAGCCAGAGTCGGAAACCCGCAGGTTACCTACAGGGAATCCGTCACTACCGAAAAAACTCAAACCGAAAAATACAGCAAGCAGCTGGGCGGAAAAGACAATGAGGCAGAACTTACCCTTACTGTCCGACCCCTTGAAAGAGGAAGCGGAAACCGCTTTGTTTCAAAAGTTAAAACCTTCCAAAAGTCCGGTTCGGGCGGCACCAATGCTCTCCCCGAAGAGCTTTTAGAAGCCGTTAAACATTCTATTGAAGGCTGTTTTAGTTCCGGTATCAAGGTAGGTTATCCTTGTACTGACATCGAAGTAGAACTTGTTTCGGTAAAATACAATGAACTTACGGCAACCCCCTTTGCCTACGAAGCCGCCGCCGCAAAATGTTTTGATGATGCTTGCAGTACAGCAGACCCCGTGCTCTTGGAGCCGGTAATGGCTGTGGATATTATGAGTCCCAAAGAATTCGTCGGAGATGCCATGAGCCAAATCACTCAGAGGGGAGGCCTAATCTCAAGCATGGATTCAAAGGCAAGTACCGACATTGTACACGCTCAAGCCCCCATGGCAAAGATGTTCGGTTTTTCCACTGACCTCCGTTCAGCCACTCAAGGAAGGGCTTCCTTTACCATGAGCTTCAGCCATTTTGAAATTAAGCGGTAG
- a CDS encoding fructose bisphosphate aldolase yields MDKVKLERMKNDKGFIAALDQSGGSTPKALAAYGVPETAYSNEDEMFDLVHAMRTRIITGKAFNSNNILGAILFEQTMEREIEGMPTADFLWEKKKILPFLKVDKGLADLKDGVQLMKPIPNLDAMLKHAVEKHIFGTKMRSVIKEANPQGIKAVVDQQFELGIQIAKAGLVPIIEPEVDIKSPDKAKCEEILKKELEEHLKTLPKDLLVMFKLSIPTKENLYEEFTKHPQVVRMVALSGGYSRDDANKLLAKNRGMIASFSRALAEGLFASQSDDEFNATLEKTIKGVYEASIT; encoded by the coding sequence ATGGATAAAGTAAAACTTGAAAGAATGAAAAACGATAAAGGTTTTATTGCGGCATTGGATCAGAGCGGCGGAAGTACGCCTAAGGCTTTGGCTGCTTACGGAGTTCCCGAAACGGCATATTCCAATGAAGATGAGATGTTTGATCTTGTTCATGCTATGCGTACAAGAATAATCACCGGAAAGGCCTTTAATTCCAATAATATTTTGGGTGCAATTTTATTTGAACAAACAATGGAAAGGGAAATTGAAGGAATGCCCACAGCCGACTTCTTATGGGAAAAAAAGAAGATTCTCCCCTTTTTAAAGGTCGATAAGGGGCTTGCCGACTTAAAGGACGGGGTTCAGCTTATGAAGCCGATACCCAATTTGGACGCTATGTTAAAGCACGCCGTAGAAAAGCACATTTTCGGAACAAAGATGCGCTCCGTTATAAAAGAAGCAAATCCTCAAGGAATAAAGGCTGTCGTGGATCAGCAGTTTGAATTGGGCATTCAAATTGCAAAAGCCGGTCTTGTTCCTATTATTGAACCTGAAGTAGATATTAAATCTCCCGACAAGGCCAAGTGTGAAGAAATTCTCAAAAAAGAATTGGAAGAACACCTTAAAACCTTGCCGAAAGACTTGCTTGTAATGTTTAAACTTTCAATTCCGACAAAAGAAAATCTTTATGAAGAATTCACAAAACATCCTCAGGTAGTTAGAATGGTAGCCTTATCAGGCGGTTATTCCAGAGATGATGCAAACAAACTCTTGGCTAAAAACAGGGGTATGATTGCAAGTTTCTCCAGAGCTCTTGCCGAAGGTCTTTTTGCAAGTCAAAGCGATGATGAGTTTAATGCAACCTTGGAAAAAACAATCAAGGGCGTTTACGAAGCTTCGATAACATAG
- a CDS encoding ribonucleoside-diphosphate reductase subunit alpha, with product MQIIKRNGETKNYEPEKIEGAIRSAFKSVENSPHKDLDTIIPPLVKEIEKDILELTKSGSLVQVETIQDLVEKTLIDHNYYAEVKNFILYRVGRTKRRDSRQMISRFFDTIEIQSVLTEIQNDFTSDEYSLNLLAHKFLSFRKENMSESESLAMLIKASVELTAQDAPDWEFIAARLLMLQFKLKLKTELEKRQIHSFYEKIKYLENESLYGTYICEAYSRDELEEAASFINEERNKLFTYSALDLLLRRYVIRTHSNTVLESPQEMFLGIALHLAMKEKSNRLEWVRRFYDMTSSLKVTMATPTLSNARKPYHQLSSCFIDTVPDSLDGIYRSIDNFAKVSKFGGGMGLYFGKVRAVGSPIRGFMGAAGGIIRWIKLANDTAVAVDQLGVRQGSVAVYLDVWHKDIPEFLQLRTNNGDDRMKAHDVFPAVCYPDLFWKTVRDDINASWHLMCPHEILKTKGYALEDFYGEEWEKRYKDCIADSRINKREIPIKELVRLILKSAVETGTPFAFNRDHANKTNPNPHKGMIYCSNLCTEISQNMSEIKHKNIEIKTEDGDTLVVTTTIPGDFVVCNLASLVLGNIDLNDEKEIDETVSSAVRALDNVIDLNFYPIPYAQITNSRYRSIGLGASGYHHALAKNGIAWESEEHLNFADKVFERINYAAIKASSQIAKEKGSYSYFEGSDWQTGEYFKKRNYVDEKWKALAEEVKSNGMRNAYLLAVAPTSSTSIIAGTTAGVDPIMNKYFLEEKKGSLMPRVAPSLSPETYWLYKNAHNIEQGWSIRAAGLRQRHIDQAQSVNLYITNEFTFSKVLSLYVKAWEEGVKSIYYVRSRSLEVEECESCSS from the coding sequence ATGCAAATTATAAAACGAAACGGTGAAACTAAAAATTACGAACCTGAAAAAATTGAAGGAGCTATCCGCTCCGCTTTTAAAAGTGTGGAAAACTCTCCGCACAAAGATTTAGATACAATCATTCCGCCCTTGGTAAAGGAAATAGAAAAAGACATCTTGGAGCTTACCAAAAGCGGAAGCCTTGTTCAGGTTGAAACAATTCAGGACTTGGTAGAAAAAACTTTAATAGACCATAACTACTATGCGGAAGTAAAAAACTTTATACTCTACCGTGTCGGCCGCACAAAGAGGCGGGATTCCCGTCAAATGATAAGCCGCTTTTTTGATACTATAGAAATTCAGAGCGTCCTCACCGAGATTCAAAACGACTTTACTTCGGACGAGTACAGCCTTAACTTGCTTGCACATAAATTCCTTTCTTTTAGAAAAGAAAATATGAGCGAGTCCGAATCCCTTGCTATGCTTATTAAGGCCTCCGTCGAACTTACCGCCCAAGATGCCCCGGATTGGGAATTTATTGCGGCTCGCCTTTTAATGCTTCAATTTAAATTAAAACTAAAAACCGAGCTTGAAAAAAGGCAGATTCATTCTTTTTATGAAAAAATCAAATACCTTGAAAACGAAAGTCTTTACGGGACATATATTTGCGAGGCCTATAGCCGTGATGAGTTGGAAGAGGCTGCTTCATTTATAAACGAAGAAAGAAATAAGCTTTTTACCTACAGCGCCCTCGATCTTCTTTTACGCCGCTACGTTATTCGCACTCATTCAAACACCGTTCTTGAATCGCCTCAGGAAATGTTTTTAGGTATTGCCCTACACCTGGCAATGAAAGAAAAATCAAACCGGCTTGAATGGGTAAGGCGTTTTTACGATATGACAAGCAGCTTAAAAGTTACGATGGCCACCCCAACCCTTTCAAATGCCCGAAAGCCTTATCATCAGCTTTCTTCATGTTTTATAGACACGGTTCCCGATTCTCTTGACGGTATTTACCGCAGCATAGATAACTTTGCCAAGGTTTCCAAATTCGGAGGAGGTATGGGGCTCTACTTCGGGAAGGTCAGGGCTGTCGGTTCGCCCATACGCGGGTTTATGGGAGCGGCAGGCGGAATTATCCGCTGGATAAAACTTGCAAACGATACGGCTGTTGCCGTTGACCAGCTTGGAGTAAGGCAGGGCTCGGTCGCCGTTTACCTCGATGTTTGGCACAAGGACATACCCGAATTTTTACAGCTCCGCACCAATAACGGAGATGACAGAATGAAGGCCCACGATGTTTTTCCGGCAGTCTGCTATCCCGATCTTTTTTGGAAAACCGTCCGAGATGATATAAATGCTTCTTGGCACCTAATGTGCCCCCATGAAATTTTAAAAACCAAGGGCTATGCCCTTGAAGATTTTTACGGAGAAGAATGGGAAAAGAGATATAAAGACTGCATTGCCGATTCCCGCATCAATAAAAGAGAAATTCCTATAAAAGAATTGGTTCGTTTAATCTTAAAATCGGCCGTCGAAACGGGGACCCCCTTTGCTTTTAACCGCGACCATGCAAACAAAACAAATCCTAACCCCCACAAGGGAATGATTTACTGCTCAAACCTATGCACCGAAATTTCTCAAAATATGAGCGAAATAAAACATAAGAATATCGAAATAAAAACTGAAGACGGAGACACCCTTGTTGTAACAACTACTATCCCCGGAGACTTTGTTGTATGTAATCTGGCTTCCCTTGTTCTCGGAAACATAGATTTAAACGATGAAAAAGAAATTGACGAAACCGTTTCTTCGGCAGTGCGTGCCTTGGACAATGTTATAGACTTGAATTTTTATCCTATTCCCTATGCACAAATTACCAATAGCCGATACAGGTCAATCGGTTTGGGAGCTTCGGGCTATCATCATGCTCTTGCCAAAAACGGCATTGCATGGGAAAGCGAAGAACACCTTAACTTTGCAGATAAAGTTTTTGAAAGAATAAATTATGCAGCAATCAAAGCTTCTTCACAAATTGCAAAAGAAAAAGGCTCCTATTCTTACTTTGAAGGAAGCGATTGGCAAACAGGAGAGTATTTTAAAAAACGGAATTATGTTGACGAAAAATGGAAGGCTCTCGCAGAGGAAGTAAAATCAAACGGAATGAGGAATGCCTATCTTTTGGCCGTCGCACCTACAAGCTCAACCTCAATTATAGCAGGCACAACTGCCGGTGTAGACCCGATTATGAATAAATATTTTTTAGAAGAGAAAAAAGGTTCTTTAATGCCCAGGGTTGCCCCCTCTCTTTCACCGGAAACCTATTGGCTTTATAAAAACGCCCATAATATTGAACAAGGCTGGAGTATAAGAGCCGCAGGCCTACGGCAACGCCATATTGACCAAGCTCAATCCGTGAACCTTTACATTACAAACGAATTTACCTTCAGCAAGGTGCTTTCGCTTTATGTAAAGGCTTGGGAAGAAGGCGTTAAGTCAATCTATTATGTGCGAAGCCGCTCCCTCGAAGTCGAGGAATGCGAAAGCTGCAGCTCTTAG
- the murJ gene encoding murein biosynthesis integral membrane protein MurJ: MGKVENKNKSLVKSGSKLSLLVLGSRILGLVRQMTMSHFLGTGPLADAFATAFMLPNLFRRLFAENSITVAFIPTFNAYLQKHKDSQESEKTKKEINEFLNSIFTLVSFSTAIVVTLGIILSPLIVKLFFKNIADYDSTVFLTRIMFPYLFLISLAAFFQGILNGVKIFTPSGITPILFNIIVISSTYIFAKPFGDPAVAMSYGVVAGGLVQAVFQLPFVLNTGFSFKLTSLAKTFSNPGTKKVLALIGPTIIGMAAYQINDLVSTSLATSAGLGIASSLQYSLRLQELLLGIFAVSVGTVILPEMSALALRKDWEAFQKVLLQAIKVIALITIPATFFSLLSGENLIILIYKSNKFDSASVKLTLGIFNFHIIGLFAIAVNRIIAPAFYAQSDSKSPTIAGIICFAVNILLALILAGPMGGNGIALALTIASFINTIILLIFLKRNKALDVKNLIFPALLFIAKIFVFSIAASIPLYFLKNKIYSPFASFGKLIGQGVPLFISFIIFAGLGAGLLLITKDRTANIILKRLKEK; this comes from the coding sequence ATGGGCAAGGTTGAAAATAAAAATAAATCTCTCGTAAAAAGCGGGTCAAAACTTTCTCTTTTGGTTTTGGGGTCAAGGATTTTAGGTCTTGTCCGCCAGATGACTATGTCTCATTTTTTAGGGACAGGGCCATTGGCGGACGCCTTTGCCACAGCCTTTATGCTTCCCAATCTTTTTAGAAGGCTCTTTGCTGAAAACAGCATAACCGTTGCCTTTATTCCGACCTTTAATGCCTATCTGCAAAAGCACAAAGACTCGCAAGAATCCGAAAAAACAAAAAAAGAAATAAACGAATTTTTAAATTCTATTTTTACTCTTGTAAGCTTTTCTACAGCCATTGTAGTTACATTGGGCATAATACTTTCTCCGCTGATAGTAAAACTTTTTTTTAAAAACATTGCAGACTATGATTCTACCGTTTTTTTAACGCGGATAATGTTTCCGTATTTATTTTTAATTTCGCTTGCCGCCTTTTTTCAAGGTATTTTAAACGGAGTAAAGATTTTTACCCCTTCAGGCATTACGCCTATTTTATTCAACATAATCGTCATTTCTTCTACATACATTTTTGCAAAACCTTTTGGCGATCCCGCCGTCGCAATGTCATACGGCGTTGTTGCAGGAGGCCTTGTGCAGGCGGTTTTTCAGCTGCCCTTTGTTCTAAATACGGGTTTTAGTTTTAAGCTCACAAGTCTTGCAAAAACTTTTTCAAACCCGGGAACAAAAAAGGTCCTTGCCCTTATCGGTCCGACCATAATAGGCATGGCAGCCTATCAGATAAACGATTTGGTTTCTACCTCGCTTGCAACCTCGGCAGGCCTTGGAATAGCTTCGAGCTTACAATACTCTTTACGCTTACAAGAACTTTTATTAGGCATCTTTGCCGTTTCAGTAGGAACCGTAATCCTCCCCGAAATGTCGGCTCTTGCCTTGCGTAAAGATTGGGAGGCCTTTCAAAAGGTACTCTTACAAGCTATAAAGGTAATAGCTTTGATTACAATACCCGCAACCTTTTTCTCTCTTTTGTCGGGAGAAAATTTAATCATTCTCATTTACAAGAGCAATAAATTCGATTCCGCTTCGGTAAAATTAACATTGGGAATTTTTAACTTTCATATAATCGGACTTTTTGCAATTGCTGTAAACAGGATTATAGCTCCTGCCTTTTATGCCCAAAGCGATTCAAAGTCACCTACAATCGCAGGAATAATCTGCTTTGCAGTTAATATCCTCCTAGCCTTAATTTTGGCAGGCCCCATGGGAGGAAACGGCATAGCTCTTGCTTTGACCATAGCTTCATTTATAAACACAATCATTCTCTTAATATTTTTAAAAAGGAACAAAGCCCTGGATGTAAAAAACCTCATCTTTCCGGCTCTTTTATTTATTGCAAAAATATTCGTTTTTTCGATTGCAGCCTCAATTCCCCTTTATTTTTTAAAGAATAAGATTTATTCTCCATTTGCTTCATTTGGAAAACTTATCGGACAGGGTGTTCCGCTTTTTATTTCTTTTATTATTTTTGCAGGGCTTGGTGCAGGCCTTTTACTTATAACTAAGGATCGAACAGCAAACATAATTTTAAAACGCTTAAAGGAAAAATAA
- a CDS encoding DUF6608 family protein — protein MKSIWNNWLKQAVFLYSALYTIATIFNSVLYLLNGTYEDPNGNWHELDRAIIVFIITLAYTLIKNLKLKNYWLKAAVVYIPTLLLVFGYIWITGLREPLASSAYRDIFINYTIGYAAASVVGWLKTRIKHKKTENK, from the coding sequence ATGAAATCTATATGGAATAATTGGTTAAAGCAAGCGGTTTTTCTTTACTCGGCACTATACACAATTGCAACCATTTTTAATAGCGTGCTATACCTTTTGAATGGAACTTACGAAGACCCTAACGGAAATTGGCATGAATTGGACAGAGCAATCATTGTATTTATCATCACTCTTGCATACACATTGATTAAAAATTTAAAGCTGAAAAATTACTGGCTCAAGGCTGCCGTCGTATATATTCCAACACTCTTGCTTGTGTTCGGATATATTTGGATAACAGGACTTAGGGAGCCTCTGGCAAGCTCAGCGTATAGAGATATATTCATAAATTATACGATAGGTTATGCAGCTGCTTCAGTAGTTGGATGGCTTAAAACCCGTATCAAACACAAAAAGACAGAAAACAAATAA